In one Cydia strobilella chromosome 25, ilCydStro3.1, whole genome shotgun sequence genomic region, the following are encoded:
- the LOC134752873 gene encoding peritrophin-1-like, whose amino-acid sequence MYSMLLVTLLAASALGAECPPEGSPFFNIPHETDCSKFYTCAHGVPVLQTCPNGTHFSPMHSVCQNPVFAGCNNTLPALCPDWSLLPRPHPDDCSKFIVCQYGTVHVMDCPAGLEFNAELLECVWSAESNCTVSQASTEKPQTEPSQDGAEENGDQQDGGSQDGGSQVGCKQGALSKHEDCGKYNICNGGVQVAMNCPAGLQWNSKLSFCDWPASAGCQ is encoded by the exons ATGTACTCAATGCTACTTG TGACTCTCCTCGCCGCGTCAGCGCTAGGCGCAGAATGCCCACCAGAGGGCTCTCCATTCTTCAACATCCCGCATGAAACCGATTGTTCTAAGTTCTATACGTGTGCTCATGGCGTGCCGGTGCTACAAACCTGCCCTAATGGCACTCACTTCAGCCCCATGCACTCG GTATGCCAAAACCCCGTGTTCGCCGGCTGTAACAACACCCTCCCAGCGCTGTGTCCGGACTGGAGCCTCCTCCCCAGACCACATCCTGACGACTGCAGCAAGTTCATCGTTTGCCAATATGGTACCGTTCACGTGATGGATTGCCCGGCGGGGCTAGAATTCAACGCTGAACTTCTG GAATGCGTGTGGTCCGCCGAATCTAACTGCACTGTTTCACAAGCTTCAACAGAAAAACCTCAAACGGAGCCGTCTCAAGATGGCGCCGAAGAAAATGGCGACCAACAAGATGGTGGATCACAAGATGGCGGATCACAAGTAGGCTGTAAGCAAGGAGCTCTATCAAAGCATGAAGATTGCGGCAAATATAACATTTGTAATGGCGGGGTTCAGGTAGCCATGAACTGTCCGGCGGGTTTGCAATGGAACTCCAAACTCTCG ttTTGTGATTGGCCAGCATCAGCCGGTTGTCAATAA